GTCCGTCCTGCTCCAGCCGCATGCGGTGACCGCACAGGACATCCGCCGGACCCTGGTCGAGGGCGGCCTGTACACCATCGCCCAGATCTGCACCCCCGACCTGCGGGCCGCCTGCGTGCGGGCCGAGCTGACCGGCGCAGCGGGCCGGTGAGCCGAGCGGGCCGTACGGCCCGTCAGTGCTGGTACGGCTGCTGCTGCGGCTGCCCGTACGGCCGGCCGCCGACGCCGCCCTGCGCCGTCAGCTGCTCGGCCTGCTCCTTGGTCAGCTTCTGCTCCGCGCCGCAGAACGTGCACTGGGTCGCGTACTTCGTCGAGACCGGGAACAGCGGTACGAAGAACAGCGTGAACTTCGTGACCCGCTTGCGCAGCGTGTGCGCGGCGGGGTTCCCGCAGCGTCCGCACACGAGCGTCAGTATCGCCAGCTGGTAGAGGTATCCCTTGGTGCCGAAGATGATCACGCTGTGCTTCCTTCTGGGTGGGTGTCGATCCGGGTGGGCGTCGGTCCGGCTGGGTGTCCGTATGGAGGGGCGGCCGTCCGGATTCGCAGACCGTACGGACCGGTGGCGGGCCGGACGGATTCCGACCGGTCGCCCGTCCGCCCCGCACAGTCTGGTGCATCGCCGGCTCACCCGGGTGAGCGGCAGGCGGGTCCATGCCCTGGGCCACGCGGGCGATCCCCCGGCCGTGACTGCGGCGGCCGGGTCCCGCCCGGAGCCATGGTCGTCTGGCCGCCGCACTGCGGCGTTCCCGACTTCCCTGCAAGGAAGGGTCCCATGCCCCGAGCCCCCCGTCCGGCGGTTGTCACCGCCGCCGTCCTCGCTTTCGGCCTGCTCGCCACGGCTCCGGCCACGGGAGACGAGCCGAACGTCTCCGCACCGCGCGTCGTCGCCCACTTCGACCTCGCCCGGGGAGAGTCACCGGAGAACATCGCGCTCGAACCCGACGGCTCCGCCGATCTGACGTTCTCCAACGCCCGGCAGGTCGTCAACGTCACCCGGCAGGGCCGGACGCGGGTCCTCGCGACGCTGCCCGCGGTGGCGAACCCGCACACGCCCGTCGTCGGCGCGGCCGTCGTCCTCGGCATCGCCCGCGCGCAGAACGGCAC
This Streptomyces sp. NBC_00377 DNA region includes the following protein-coding sequences:
- a CDS encoding zinc-ribbon domain-containing protein — protein: MIIFGTKGYLYQLAILTLVCGRCGNPAAHTLRKRVTKFTLFFVPLFPVSTKYATQCTFCGAEQKLTKEQAEQLTAQGGVGGRPYGQPQQQPYQH